A region of Dermabacter vaginalis DNA encodes the following proteins:
- a CDS encoding glycoside hydrolase family 10 protein produces MTHLSRRSFVTLSGAASAGAFAVAIGAVPAVASPSPQEPSASDAAVAPRAREFRAMWIASTDNIDYPSRTGLSVEDSKAEFLAWLDLAKELNLNAVISQIRPAADAFWPSPYEPWSQFLTGEQGKDPGFDPLAFQIEEAHKRNLEFHAWYNPFRVSMTESVDHLVPDHPALVNEEWAWAYGTKTYFDPGIPEVREHSLRAIMHSVEHYDIDAVHFDDYFYPYKVEGKDYPDQATYERYSDGTSSRDDWRRENITIFIREMRERIRSCKPWVKFGISPFGIWRNDTSDPAGSATSGSESYEIICADSRAWVKDGLVDYINPQIYWPIGLEVADYAALVPWWNDVVEGTDVALYIGQAMYKQASGAIEDPEEMARHLDFNRDYPRVEGDVYFSAKSVRDERDGAMGEVVRRHYTHPAIVPVIAHMGGAAPRTPNGLKVRCSRGNAVVEFNRHPHSEATSFAIYRVSGARFDPAELADGRNLLACVRADEQVVRQSVHVEGVAGGEWIVVTALDRLWNESAPSKATRAR; encoded by the coding sequence ATGACTCATCTTTCACGCCGTTCATTCGTGACCCTCTCCGGCGCCGCCAGCGCGGGCGCCTTCGCCGTCGCGATCGGTGCGGTCCCGGCCGTCGCATCGCCTTCACCGCAGGAGCCGAGCGCCTCCGACGCAGCCGTGGCCCCACGCGCACGCGAGTTTCGCGCGATGTGGATCGCCTCCACCGACAATATCGACTACCCGAGCCGCACCGGCCTCAGCGTCGAGGACTCCAAAGCGGAATTCCTCGCCTGGCTTGACCTGGCGAAAGAACTCAACCTCAACGCGGTGATTTCGCAAATTCGCCCGGCTGCCGATGCCTTCTGGCCCTCGCCGTATGAACCGTGGTCGCAGTTCCTCACGGGCGAACAGGGCAAGGACCCGGGATTTGATCCCCTCGCATTCCAGATCGAGGAGGCCCACAAGCGCAACCTCGAATTCCACGCGTGGTACAACCCCTTCCGGGTGTCGATGACCGAATCCGTCGACCACCTCGTCCCCGACCATCCAGCGCTCGTGAACGAGGAGTGGGCATGGGCGTACGGCACGAAGACCTATTTCGATCCGGGCATCCCAGAGGTTCGCGAGCACTCGCTACGCGCGATCATGCACTCGGTCGAGCACTACGACATCGATGCGGTCCACTTCGACGACTACTTCTATCCGTACAAGGTTGAAGGCAAGGACTACCCGGACCAGGCGACCTATGAGCGCTACTCGGATGGCACGTCCTCGCGTGATGACTGGCGCCGTGAGAACATCACGATCTTTATCCGCGAGATGCGAGAGAGGATCCGCTCGTGCAAGCCGTGGGTGAAGTTCGGTATCAGCCCGTTCGGCATTTGGCGCAACGACACGAGCGATCCCGCCGGTTCTGCCACGAGCGGGTCGGAGAGCTACGAGATCATTTGCGCGGATTCGCGCGCGTGGGTCAAGGATGGCCTCGTCGACTACATCAATCCTCAGATCTACTGGCCGATCGGGCTTGAGGTCGCCGACTACGCGGCGCTCGTTCCCTGGTGGAACGATGTCGTCGAAGGCACCGATGTCGCACTCTACATCGGCCAAGCGATGTACAAGCAGGCCTCGGGCGCAATCGAGGATCCGGAAGAGATGGCACGCCACCTCGACTTCAATCGAGACTACCCGCGTGTCGAGGGCGATGTGTACTTCTCGGCGAAGTCAGTGCGGGATGAGCGAGACGGTGCGATGGGCGAGGTTGTTCGCCGCCACTACACACATCCCGCGATCGTGCCTGTCATCGCTCACATGGGCGGGGCCGCGCCGCGCACGCCAAACGGCCTCAAGGTGCGCTGCTCGCGCGGCAACGCCGTGGTCGAGTTCAATCGCCACCCTCATTCTGAGGCGACGAGTTTCGCGATCTACCGGGTCTCGGGTGCGCGATTCGATCCCGCCGAACTCGCAGATGGCCGCAACCTTCTCGCGTGTGTGCGCGCCGATGAGCAAGTCGTGCGCCAGAGCGTTCACGTTGAGGGGGTCGCGGGCGGTGAGTGGATCGTCGTGACGGCGCTCGACCGCCTGTGGAATGAATCCGCGCCGTCGAAGGCCACTCGCGCGCGCTAG
- a CDS encoding DUF402 domain-containing protein, whose protein sequence is MNTQKRWSAGDHVTWTYYTHAHETITVRPGTVVIDDDRGIVVWIAPGTEVLLPVLESGAPLRRAGDEGMFTAPRTQSKQLWTGNGILMIGLPDKPYSVWLFYKDDGTLGCYYVNLETPLERTEEGVRSRDLVLDLVVLPRHDYHYKDEDELEGAERIGYFSHEMTEQIRTWGREAERDIEAWGYPFNAGFEYFFPNPSWDLPELPRHYSWDMDLTRARRR, encoded by the coding sequence ATGAATACCCAGAAGCGTTGGTCCGCCGGGGACCACGTGACCTGGACGTACTACACGCACGCGCACGAGACCATCACCGTGCGGCCGGGAACCGTCGTCATTGATGATGACCGCGGAATCGTCGTGTGGATCGCGCCAGGCACGGAGGTTCTCCTCCCCGTTCTTGAATCGGGCGCCCCGCTCAGGCGCGCCGGCGATGAGGGCATGTTTACTGCCCCCCGCACCCAATCGAAGCAGCTGTGGACAGGCAACGGCATTCTCATGATCGGCCTGCCCGATAAGCCCTACTCGGTGTGGTTGTTCTATAAGGACGATGGCACACTCGGCTGCTACTACGTGAACCTTGAAACCCCCCTCGAGCGCACTGAGGAGGGGGTCCGCTCACGCGATCTCGTTCTCGACCTCGTGGTGCTCCCCCGCCACGACTACCACTACAAGGATGAGGACGAACTTGAGGGCGCCGAGCGAATCGGGTACTTCAGCCACGAGATGACGGAGCAGATTCGCACGTGGGGCCGTGAGGCCGAACGCGATATCGAGGCCTGGGGCTATCCCTTCAATGCGGGCTTCGAATATTTCTTCCCCAACCCCTCATGGGATCTTCCGGAACTTCCCCGGCACTATTCTTGGGACATGGACCTCACGCGTGCACGGCGACGCTGA
- a CDS encoding GNAT family N-acetyltransferase: protein MTRHPKYEMRILATRPDGAQLKASHLSFMDPEIVYSLCMLRQDVFIIEQGVSSEQELDGLDREDSTITVWWEKDGEVIGTIRVFPGEGCMRIGRLACAKSARRGGYGGALMAAAIDLCKERESTQKIVIHGQSYLKDWYESLGYVTVSDEFDEAGIAHYTMEYHHP from the coding sequence ATGACACGACACCCCAAATACGAGATGCGGATCCTTGCCACGAGGCCCGACGGAGCCCAACTTAAAGCCTCCCACCTCAGTTTCATGGATCCCGAGATCGTGTACTCGCTGTGCATGCTCCGCCAGGACGTGTTCATCATTGAGCAGGGGGTATCGAGCGAGCAAGAGCTCGACGGGCTCGACCGCGAGGATTCCACCATCACCGTGTGGTGGGAAAAAGACGGCGAGGTGATCGGTACGATCCGCGTGTTCCCCGGAGAGGGCTGCATGAGAATCGGCCGTCTCGCGTGCGCGAAGAGCGCCCGACGCGGCGGTTACGGCGGCGCCCTCATGGCCGCGGCGATCGACCTGTGTAAGGAACGCGAGAGCACCCAGAAAATCGTGATCCACGGGCAGTCCTACCTCAAAGATTGGTACGAATCGCTCGGTTACGTGACCGTGAGCGACGAGTTCGACGAGGCCGGGATCGCGCATTACACGATGGAGTACCACCACCCGTAG
- a CDS encoding MurR/RpiR family transcriptional regulator has product MTSEGSQRPPARVLDALEDAATSESRTLARASRYLLDHPDEALTQPIAEIAAASRTSPASIVRLATSLGFSGFRELRAAFREDLAFSRGRATTIAGGDEHAASTLAADIDPQDSLEAVVKKVAFADSRAVADTADAVSISELERARTLCTKARQVVTFGVGASAFAAMDLEQKLARIGMRATSYVDAHQALPAASLMGDGDVAVGISHSGETLDILDSLAIAQDAGAATIAMTNAPSSEIARLADITLLTHAHESELRSGATASRIAQLTVVDFLFVAIAQTRMDEAHEALARTYSAVSARRR; this is encoded by the coding sequence ATGACAAGCGAAGGCTCCCAGCGCCCACCGGCACGCGTCCTCGATGCTCTCGAGGATGCCGCGACGAGCGAGTCGCGTACGCTCGCGCGCGCGAGCCGCTACCTTCTGGATCATCCCGATGAGGCCCTCACCCAGCCGATCGCCGAGATTGCCGCGGCCTCTCGCACGTCGCCGGCGAGCATCGTTCGGCTCGCCACGAGCCTCGGCTTCAGCGGCTTTAGGGAGTTGAGGGCCGCGTTCCGTGAAGACCTGGCGTTTTCACGCGGGCGGGCGACGACGATTGCGGGGGGCGATGAGCATGCCGCGAGCACGCTTGCTGCCGATATCGATCCGCAGGATTCACTCGAAGCCGTCGTCAAGAAAGTGGCGTTTGCCGATTCGCGCGCGGTTGCCGATACCGCCGATGCCGTGAGCATCAGCGAACTCGAGCGTGCGCGGACGCTGTGCACGAAAGCCCGCCAGGTGGTCACGTTCGGTGTGGGAGCCTCGGCGTTTGCGGCGATGGACCTCGAACAAAAGCTCGCCCGCATCGGTATGCGCGCCACAAGCTATGTGGATGCCCACCAGGCCCTGCCTGCGGCGTCGCTCATGGGCGACGGCGATGTCGCGGTCGGGATTTCGCACTCCGGCGAAACGCTGGACATTCTCGATTCTCTTGCGATTGCGCAGGATGCGGGGGCGGCGACGATCGCGATGACGAATGCACCGTCGAGCGAGATCGCCCGCCTTGCGGATATCACTCTGCTCACCCACGCCCACGAGTCGGAGCTTCGCTCAGGGGCGACGGCTTCAAGGATTGCGCAGCTCACCGTCGTAGATTTCCTCTTTGTCGCCATCGCGCAAACGCGCATGGACGAGGCTCACGAGGCGCTCGCGCGCACCTATTCCGCGGTTTCGGCGAGGAGGCGGTAA
- a CDS encoding ABC transporter transmembrane domain-containing protein translates to MSEAPVSTENTRTKKRAKRHAAEAHLSKSELRERSVMRAILRRNSRPLTWFMVLAMASEAINMVIPIGIGLVIDHGIFKANLWLTVGGAAGLAGLLLLSNWCWARFFEPIMEIRAREQHNLRLAVTAAALDPASRQIDRPAGEILSIATSDADRAPDVFDMMTEAVPASIAVVGAGVWLTVMNPLVGLIVFASLALQVVILRVVTPILSEKYDNQQSRAADAAATATDLVHGLRVLQGLGVQTRARTTYRTRSRTALDAALTNARFSGLSDGLMLFTSSIMIAAVVVASGTLTLEGAMSVGVFISIAGLVRNLSGMMAGLAGVPVWWASFSTSARRIRHLLSEMGRSITEPALNSLVKAGSPEALSARTEPTAPPRLPGLGEISTPLLGTVRDSQIVALVPESASDARLALSELSSLDIPRESLLIEPHAVDLFDGTLREQLDTKRPAPGNSPGTTNDPDTWAHAALESAGADDLLRILPEGLDTRILDRGANLSGGQRQRLALARALAADVPVLVLNDPTTAVDAVTEHKIAQGVREARKVEDRITVLIAKAPALLDQADRVLFVRGGEVSAEGPHHELMHAEAYRKVVQR, encoded by the coding sequence ATGAGCGAAGCGCCCGTGAGCACCGAAAACACCCGCACAAAGAAGCGCGCGAAGCGCCATGCCGCGGAAGCGCACCTCAGCAAAAGCGAGCTGCGCGAGCGGTCCGTCATGCGCGCGATTCTGCGGCGCAATTCCCGCCCACTCACGTGGTTCATGGTGCTCGCGATGGCGAGCGAAGCGATCAATATGGTCATCCCCATCGGGATCGGCCTCGTGATCGATCACGGCATCTTTAAAGCCAATCTGTGGCTCACCGTGGGCGGTGCCGCGGGTCTTGCAGGACTCCTGCTTCTCTCCAACTGGTGCTGGGCGCGATTTTTCGAACCGATCATGGAGATCCGAGCGCGCGAGCAGCACAATCTGCGCCTCGCCGTCACCGCGGCTGCCCTAGACCCCGCGTCCCGACAGATCGATCGCCCCGCAGGGGAAATCCTTTCAATCGCGACCTCGGATGCTGATCGCGCTCCCGATGTCTTCGACATGATGACGGAGGCCGTGCCCGCGTCGATCGCCGTCGTGGGGGCAGGTGTGTGGCTCACGGTCATGAATCCCCTCGTGGGGCTCATCGTTTTTGCGAGCCTCGCCCTGCAGGTGGTGATCTTGCGAGTCGTCACGCCGATCCTCTCCGAAAAGTACGACAACCAGCAGTCACGCGCTGCCGACGCTGCCGCGACCGCGACAGACCTCGTCCACGGACTTCGCGTGCTTCAGGGCCTCGGCGTGCAGACTCGCGCCCGCACCACGTATCGCACTCGGTCACGCACCGCCCTCGATGCCGCGCTCACCAACGCTCGCTTTTCAGGTCTTTCCGACGGCCTCATGCTCTTTACCTCTTCGATCATGATTGCCGCGGTCGTCGTCGCCTCGGGTACGCTCACGCTCGAGGGCGCGATGTCGGTAGGCGTGTTCATCTCGATTGCGGGTCTCGTGCGCAACCTTTCGGGCATGATGGCGGGCCTCGCCGGGGTGCCCGTGTGGTGGGCGAGCTTCTCGACCTCGGCGCGCCGCATCCGCCACCTCCTGAGTGAAATGGGGCGAAGCATCACCGAACCCGCGCTCAATTCTCTCGTCAAGGCCGGCTCGCCCGAGGCCCTTTCGGCACGCACGGAGCCCACTGCTCCCCCACGCCTTCCGGGCCTCGGTGAAATCTCCACCCCTCTTCTCGGCACCGTGCGCGATTCTCAGATCGTCGCACTCGTTCCGGAATCCGCTTCCGACGCCCGCCTCGCCCTCAGCGAACTTTCTTCGCTCGACATTCCGCGCGAAAGCCTCCTTATCGAGCCGCACGCGGTCGACCTTTTCGATGGCACGCTGCGCGAGCAACTCGACACAAAGCGCCCCGCTCCAGGCAATTCACCCGGCACGACGAACGATCCCGATACCTGGGCGCACGCGGCTCTCGAATCCGCAGGTGCAGATGATCTTTTGAGGATCCTGCCCGAGGGGCTCGACACGCGCATCCTTGACCGCGGCGCGAACCTCTCTGGTGGCCAGCGCCAGCGCCTGGCTCTCGCACGCGCACTTGCGGCGGATGTTCCCGTGCTTGTGCTCAACGACCCGACGACCGCGGTCGACGCCGTGACGGAACACAAAATCGCCCAAGGGGTGCGCGAGGCGCGCAAGGTCGAGGACCGCATCACGGTGCTCATCGCGAAGGCTCCGGCGCTTCTCGATCAGGCCGACCGCGTGCTCTTCGTGCGAGGCGGCGAGGTAAGCGCCGAAGGCCCCCACCACGAGCTCATGCACGCCGAGGCATACCGGAAGGTGGTGCAACGATGA
- a CDS encoding ABC transporter ATP-binding protein → MSENSTRTANTASEAERDLIASMEAEGDVARQLSRHAELLPIASFGETGRFVLGRLRDFTPLALGMLAATIMAALAGALGPYFMGRAVDVVTTGGTTQALWTIAGMLVAAGAVQALASALSRALISGLGQRLLAGMREDVIDRALDLPTQTMEQAGIGDALSRVADDVDVTAKAVNNIVPWLVTVIFQITVTFIALVMISPWLLILVVAIIPFYVWALRFYLPRTNRIYRVERIAKGARAQGLLAAINGAPTVHAYGIEERETRHVGALSAAAYALVLKFFRLIVQVVWIMMIPETLAVILVLLIGYATVQAGLMPVGLVASACIYIVTLFWPLQSLIFSLDDVQSAAASLTRMVGVITSIDPAASPGTEVPRDGSIRLEGVAHSYHENGRIVLAPIDLSIEEGETVALVGASGAGKSTLASIMAGTLTPRWGRVLHGGADLAHADLEAVRSHASIVSQDVHVFHGTLREDLRLANAEASDDELWSALARVGAEEWARLLPKGLDTEVGEKGAKLTAEQGQQLALARIVLQDPAILIMDEATADEGSSGARVLEQAAIQVARGRTTLIVAHRLSQAKEADRILVMADGAVVESGSHEELVALGGRYAELWNAWSR, encoded by the coding sequence ATGAGCGAAAACAGCACGCGCACAGCAAACACTGCGAGCGAAGCCGAACGCGACCTGATCGCCTCGATGGAGGCCGAAGGCGACGTGGCGCGCCAGCTTTCGCGCCACGCGGAGCTCCTTCCGATTGCTTCCTTCGGTGAGACCGGCCGATTCGTACTCGGCCGGCTTCGCGACTTCACTCCTCTCGCCCTCGGGATGCTTGCGGCAACCATCATGGCCGCGCTTGCAGGTGCACTCGGCCCGTACTTCATGGGGCGCGCGGTAGACGTGGTCACGACCGGAGGAACTACTCAGGCGCTCTGGACCATCGCCGGAATGCTCGTCGCAGCGGGCGCCGTCCAAGCGCTCGCCTCGGCTCTTTCACGCGCCCTCATCTCGGGACTCGGCCAGCGCCTCCTAGCGGGAATGCGCGAGGATGTGATCGACCGCGCCCTCGATCTGCCCACGCAAACGATGGAGCAGGCGGGCATCGGCGACGCACTCTCGAGAGTCGCCGATGATGTCGATGTGACCGCGAAAGCCGTCAACAACATCGTGCCGTGGCTCGTCACGGTGATCTTCCAAATCACGGTGACGTTCATCGCGCTCGTCATGATCAGCCCGTGGCTTCTCATTCTCGTTGTCGCGATCATTCCCTTTTACGTGTGGGCACTGCGTTTTTACCTGCCGCGTACGAACCGCATTTATCGCGTCGAACGCATTGCAAAGGGCGCGCGTGCACAGGGTCTCCTTGCCGCAATCAATGGCGCCCCGACCGTGCACGCCTACGGCATCGAAGAGCGCGAGACGCGGCACGTTGGTGCGCTCAGCGCCGCCGCCTACGCCCTCGTGTTGAAATTTTTCCGGCTCATCGTCCAGGTCGTGTGGATCATGATGATCCCCGAAACCCTCGCCGTCATTCTTGTGCTGCTCATCGGGTACGCGACCGTCCAAGCGGGGCTCATGCCCGTGGGGCTCGTGGCCTCGGCGTGCATCTACATTGTGACGCTCTTTTGGCCCCTTCAGTCGCTCATCTTCTCCCTTGACGACGTTCAGTCGGCCGCGGCGAGCCTTACGCGCATGGTCGGGGTCATCACCTCCATCGACCCCGCCGCTTCGCCCGGGACCGAAGTGCCGAGGGACGGCTCCATTCGCCTCGAGGGGGTCGCCCACTCGTATCACGAGAACGGCCGGATCGTGCTTGCTCCGATCGATCTATCGATCGAGGAGGGAGAAACGGTCGCACTCGTGGGGGCATCGGGCGCGGGCAAATCGACCCTGGCCTCGATCATGGCGGGGACGCTCACCCCGCGCTGGGGTCGTGTGCTCCACGGCGGAGCCGACCTCGCGCATGCGGACCTCGAGGCCGTGCGCTCTCACGCCTCGATCGTTTCGCAGGACGTCCACGTGTTCCACGGGACTCTCCGCGAAGACCTTCGCCTCGCGAACGCTGAGGCGAGCGATGATGAGCTATGGAGCGCTCTCGCGCGGGTCGGTGCCGAAGAATGGGCGAGACTCCTTCCCAAAGGGCTCGACACCGAGGTCGGTGAAAAGGGGGCGAAACTCACCGCAGAGCAGGGACAGCAGCTCGCTCTCGCCCGGATTGTGCTTCAGGACCCAGCCATTCTCATCATGGATGAAGCCACCGCCGACGAAGGTAGTTCGGGTGCACGCGTGCTCGAACAGGCCGCGATCCAGGTCGCACGCGGTCGCACAACGCTCATCGTGGCGCACCGCCTTTCACAAGCGAAAGAGGCGGATCGAATCCTGGTCATGGCCGACGGCGCGGTTGTGGAATCGGGAAGTCACGAGGAACTTGTCGCGCTCGGCGGGCGCTACGCCGAACTGTGGAATGCCTGGTCTCGCTAA
- a CDS encoding Fpg/Nei family DNA glycosylase, whose protein sequence is MPEGHTIHRLARAMNAAFGKTRVRLSSPQGRFEQGAAELDGWVMVRAEAAGKHLFMGFSPHGDTEPIRFIHIHLGLYGSWTFAGSESFHRVHAIGAPRRELEVGSDGTWASIVPGVNVRLRIRGAEGLADLTGPNQCRVIDVAEREAVLERLGPDPLRRDADPREFVRRIKKSRQSIGQLLMDQRVCAGIGNIYRAELLFRARLDPYVPGNELTVPLIQALWEDLVPLMAYGERTGRIVTTQPEHRKIHRELNERTVPVYQNGDDDPASVPREESFYVYHRQGFPCRVCEANIRDADLAGRALYWCPRCQKRRVRKAGWTEANSAASWAYTREGE, encoded by the coding sequence ATGCCCGAGGGGCACACAATTCACCGGCTCGCACGCGCGATGAACGCCGCATTCGGGAAAACCCGGGTGCGGCTTTCCTCACCGCAGGGCCGGTTCGAGCAAGGGGCCGCGGAGCTTGACGGTTGGGTCATGGTGCGCGCCGAGGCAGCGGGAAAGCACCTGTTCATGGGCTTTTCTCCGCACGGGGACACCGAACCGATTCGGTTCATTCATATCCATCTGGGGCTTTATGGCTCATGGACTTTCGCGGGTAGCGAGAGTTTCCACCGGGTGCACGCGATCGGGGCGCCTCGCAGGGAGCTTGAGGTGGGGTCCGACGGCACCTGGGCCTCAATTGTGCCCGGCGTCAACGTCAGGCTCCGCATCCGCGGGGCAGAGGGACTTGCTGACCTGACCGGCCCCAACCAATGTCGTGTGATCGACGTTGCCGAGCGCGAGGCGGTTCTCGAACGGCTTGGACCAGATCCCCTTCGCCGGGACGCCGATCCGCGTGAGTTTGTGCGACGCATTAAGAAATCACGCCAAAGCATCGGTCAGCTTCTCATGGATCAGCGCGTGTGTGCGGGCATCGGCAATATCTACCGTGCCGAGCTCCTGTTTCGCGCGCGGCTCGACCCTTACGTGCCCGGCAATGAGCTCACCGTGCCGCTGATTCAGGCCCTGTGGGAGGATCTGGTGCCGCTCATGGCCTACGGCGAGCGCACGGGCCGCATCGTCACGACTCAGCCCGAGCATCGAAAAATCCATCGCGAACTCAACGAACGCACGGTTCCCGTGTATCAAAACGGGGACGATGACCCCGCGAGTGTTCCGCGCGAGGAGTCGTTTTACGTGTATCACCGCCAGGGTTTCCCGTGTCGCGTGTGCGAAGCGAACATACGCGATGCCGACCTTGCCGGGCGCGCGCTCTACTGGTGCCCCCGCTGCCAAAAGCGTCGCGTGCGGAAAGCCGGCTGGACAGAGGCGAACAGCGCGGCGAGCTGGGCCTACACTCGGGAGGGTGAATGA
- a CDS encoding isoaspartyl peptidase/L-asparaginase family protein, which translates to MSTNVSAARAAGEENVQPPATLTLHRASAEPWALAIHGGAGGRILELGEQADYESGMREAHAAGESILAAGRSALEACCAAVQSLEENPLFNAGRGAALAKDGRAELDASVMDGASGLAGAVLASRHAKSPVRAARAVMERTDHVMIVDPPADLVRDWDLEVADRAWFVTERRLAQLRRLLDKKESGPRHGTVGAVALDTNGHLAAATSTGGISAQDVGRIGDTPVIGAGTYARDGLAALSCTGEGEAFLRGVVAYDVAARMRYATCDLPTAVAATIEETLTEKGSSGGLIAVLPTGEMVIAYNSPMMFSAYRDGAEVCVHL; encoded by the coding sequence ATGAGCACCAATGTGTCTGCCGCGCGCGCGGCCGGCGAAGAGAACGTCCAGCCACCAGCCACCCTTACGCTCCACCGGGCGAGCGCCGAGCCGTGGGCACTCGCGATTCACGGCGGTGCCGGCGGTCGCATCCTCGAGCTCGGCGAACAGGCCGACTACGAGAGCGGTATGCGCGAGGCGCACGCGGCAGGCGAATCGATTCTCGCCGCTGGCAGGAGCGCACTCGAGGCGTGCTGCGCTGCTGTGCAATCGCTCGAGGAGAACCCCCTGTTCAACGCGGGTCGTGGTGCGGCGCTCGCGAAAGACGGGCGCGCCGAACTCGATGCCTCGGTCATGGACGGGGCTAGCGGCCTCGCCGGCGCGGTTCTCGCGAGTCGGCATGCCAAGAGCCCCGTGCGTGCGGCGCGCGCCGTCATGGAACGCACCGACCACGTGATGATCGTCGATCCGCCCGCCGACCTTGTGCGTGACTGGGACCTCGAGGTTGCGGACCGCGCGTGGTTTGTGACCGAGCGGCGCCTCGCACAGCTGCGACGGCTGCTCGACAAGAAAGAGAGCGGCCCAAGGCACGGCACCGTCGGAGCCGTGGCCCTTGATACGAACGGCCACCTCGCCGCCGCCACCTCGACGGGAGGAATCAGCGCGCAGGATGTGGGCCGCATCGGGGACACTCCCGTGATCGGGGCCGGCACGTACGCGCGCGACGGACTCGCGGCACTGTCATGCACGGGGGAGGGCGAGGCCTTCCTCCGCGGCGTTGTGGCCTACGACGTTGCCGCGCGCATGAGGTATGCGACCTGCGACCTTCCCACCGCCGTCGCGGCCACCATCGAGGAGACCCTCACCGAGAAGGGCTCGAGCGGCGGCCTCATCGCAGTGCTGCCCACCGGGGAAATGGTCATCGCTTATAACTCGCCCATGATGTTTTCGGCGTACCGCGACGGGGCCGAGGTGTGCGTCCACCTCTAG
- a CDS encoding disulfide bond formation protein DsbA, translating to MSATKRDVLLYIDPTCPFAWVTSRWLLHAVKERPEYTPRFSIMSLYVLNEGRDLDPNYRALIDQTLSPAHLFMAVQRELGQEAFSKLYTAWGERFHVQDRRDDFLEVARESLEEAGIDASYLEHWEGRTYEAELREEQAKVQKMVGDDVGTPVISFGSGTAYFGPVLTRAPRGEEAGALLDGLAAMTTVRGFSELKRARTGGLDFS from the coding sequence GTGAGCGCCACGAAACGAGACGTTCTTCTCTACATCGACCCCACGTGCCCGTTCGCGTGGGTCACGAGTCGCTGGCTCCTTCACGCCGTGAAAGAGCGCCCCGAATACACCCCGCGCTTCTCCATCATGTCGCTGTATGTGCTCAACGAGGGCCGCGATCTCGACCCGAATTACCGCGCCCTCATTGACCAGACCCTGAGCCCCGCACACCTCTTCATGGCCGTGCAGCGCGAGCTCGGCCAGGAGGCGTTCTCGAAGCTGTACACCGCCTGGGGCGAGCGTTTCCACGTCCAGGACCGCCGCGACGACTTCCTTGAGGTGGCGCGCGAGTCCCTTGAGGAAGCCGGAATCGACGCCTCGTATCTCGAGCATTGGGAAGGCCGCACCTACGAGGCTGAGCTGCGTGAGGAACAGGCGAAAGTCCAAAAGATGGTTGGTGACGATGTGGGCACGCCCGTGATCTCTTTCGGTTCTGGCACCGCGTACTTCGGTCCCGTTTTAACGCGCGCTCCGCGAGGCGAGGAAGCCGGCGCCTTGCTCGATGGTCTCGCCGCGATGACGACCGTGCGTGGCTTCTCCGAACTCAAACGTGCCCGCACCGGCGGTCTCGACTTCTCCTGA
- a CDS encoding ribose-5-phosphate isomerase, producing MRLHIATDHAGFDLKNRLITIFEGKGHEVIDHGAFEVDPLDDYPPFCSDCGEAVVADPGSLGIVIGGSGNGEQIAANKVKGVRAALVWNEATAKLAREHNDANVIAVGARQHSEEELIGLIETFVNEPFSGDERHVRRIAKIAEYEKTGTYAKR from the coding sequence ATGCGCCTTCACATCGCTACCGATCATGCCGGTTTTGACCTCAAAAACCGGCTCATCACCATCTTTGAGGGCAAGGGCCACGAGGTCATCGACCACGGTGCGTTCGAGGTCGACCCGCTCGATGACTACCCGCCGTTTTGTTCGGACTGCGGCGAGGCCGTGGTCGCGGATCCGGGGAGCCTCGGCATCGTGATCGGCGGCTCGGGCAACGGCGAGCAGATCGCCGCAAACAAGGTCAAGGGCGTGCGCGCGGCCCTCGTGTGGAATGAGGCCACCGCGAAGCTTGCACGTGAGCACAACGACGCGAATGTGATCGCCGTTGGTGCGCGCCAGCACAGCGAGGAAGAACTCATTGGCCTCATCGAGACGTTCGTCAACGAGCCCTTCTCGGGCGACGAACGCCACGTGCGGCGAATCGCCAAGATCGCCGAATACGAAAAGACGGGCACGTACGCCAAGCGCTAA